One window from the genome of Schistocerca piceifrons isolate TAMUIC-IGC-003096 chromosome 1, iqSchPice1.1, whole genome shotgun sequence encodes:
- the LOC124775051 gene encoding uncharacterized mitochondrial protein AtMg00810-like has protein sequence MEKAGFRNSAADPCLSYRKCNEKRLHVAIYVDHDLIVGSNEEEITAFLNTLQCEFDITFGTLDSFLDIKIKQNENGAIMISQEKYTKEILERFRMAESNMNSTPIGYEENDQNETEAISSSVPYSEAIGCLMYLSIATRPDIRFAVSKASRAMRKPTASDWNRVQRIFRYL, from the coding sequence ATGGAGAAAGCAGGTTTTCGGAACAGTGCTGCAGATCCTTGTTTGTCTTATCGCAAATGCAATGAAAAAAGACTTCATGTAGCTATTTACGTTGATCACGACCTAATTGTTGGCAGTAACGAAGAAGAAATAACTGCATTTCTGAACACTTTACAATGTGAATTTGATATAACATTCGGGACTCTTGACAGTTTTcttgatataaaaataaaacaaaatgaaaatggagCAATTATGATAAGTCAAGAAAAGTACACGAAAGAAATACTGgaaagatttcgaatggcagaatcTAACATGAATTCAACTCCCATTGGATatgaagaaaatgatcagaatgaaACAGAAGCAATTTCGTCCTCCGTTCCCTACAGCGAGGCAATTGGATGTCTTATGTATCTCTCAATAGCAACTCGTCCAGACATACGTTTTGCAGTCAGTAAAGCTTCTCGAGCTATGAGAAAACCAactgcttcagactggaaccgagtTCAACGCATATTTCGGTACCTGTAA